The DNA sequence CCTTGTTAATCCAAAATAACAGCCTTAATGACAGGCTGATGGTATTTTCAAACACAGTAGGCAAACACAATAGAGACAAGGCAAAATGTCAGCGAGAATGAGAAGTGCTGCAGCACCAGCAGCAAAAGAGACAAGTGTAGTCTTCCTCAGAAGGAGTGTGGTTGGTTTTGCCTGAACTCAGACACTGTAGACAGAGGGGCCTTAAACCAGATACACACGGGGCTCCTGATGCTCTGTTGCCGGCTCCTGCACATGACTCACAGCCCTAGAATGCACAGATTAAGACAAAGGACTAAGCCTTGTTTGCGTTCCTGCTGGCTTCTGTTGAGTAAGGTTGACTGAAATACAACTCAACCAAACAGCATCTGTTCAACATCTTTTCACAGTGGAACTCATCTTAGCAGCTTATTTTCCAACCAGACCATGTGTGATTGATATAGTCAATTGCTCACTTTTTGTCATACTCCATATCTACTCCACTTGTGATCTCTCAGAGAGCTGGGATCCATGGAAATGGATGAATGTGCTTGTCTGAGGGGCCTTGTTGCTGTCATTGAGAACAcacattaataatataataataataatatatgccatttagctgacgcttttatccaaagcgacttacagtcatgtgtgcatacattctacgtatgggtggtcccgggaatcgaacccactaccctggcgttacaagcgccatgctctaccaactgagccacagaaggaccaaatgCATGTATCACGTGCTTCAGAAAACAACCAGTGtatactaacagtgaaatgcttacttaccaacaacgcagagagaaaaaaaaagagaaaaatagTCTGGAAAAATAATAACAGaagtaataaatacacaatgagagACTAGCTCCTGGCCATCAGGCCTGTGAGGTGGCACTGCCAACAGACTGACGTATCCCTGCCATGTCTCTGACGCAGTCTGGAGTCTGCTCTGACACCATGAGTGGCACGTGGGGAGGAGGATGGCAGGTGGTATTGGTGGGGGGCCAAGCTATTGGGCGGTGGGGGTCCAATCTGCCATTTAGAGCCCATGAGTACAATATGATAATGGTGGGGTGGTTGCGCCAGAGAATGTTATGGTGCTGTATATGTTCCTGGCCCTAAGACAGAGGAGcgtacacacacactgcccttGGCAGCTCACCAGAGCGTAAAAATACTGTTTttatttcctcctctctgttaatatcCTAGGGGATAACGCAAATGGTGTGAGTTACGCTAGAACTGGCTGTGGAGACACAGCAGTTTACCTgtagcccagtctctctctctgtctctctgtctgtgtgtgtgtgtgctcatgaaACACACTGTCTCCTGGGCCGATGGCCAAATCCAGTGTAAGAGCTGCAGGCCTGGTGACATTAAGGAGGGATAGAAGCCTGCCTCTCAGAGAGGAACCGTCACGctcaccaggagagagagaaggaagaggcaCAGAGCAAGAGAAAACACCAACTGGGCACGATGTGAactcaacgtctattccacattggcTCAACGTGGAGTAGATGTGGAATagatgtggaaacaacattgattcaaccagtgtgtgcccagtgggcaaGAGAAAAAGAATTGAGCGAAAAATGCAGAAAGactgagagaaagaaagtgagagagagatggagagaaagcaCCATAGAGAGCCAATGCCgacctctctttctatctctctccaccatctccctcccagTGCAATCCTTCCAAGGAGGCAGCTAGGCATTACCCCACCAGCTGCTTCACTTATCAACAGACTGGTTAACACTcttcagaaagagagggatgagaaaaagagagaatgaaACAGACAGGAaatgagggatgaggagagagaattaaaccgggatggagagaaagatgatgagagaaagagagcaagagagtggaGTAGGtaacagggagagaaagggatgagTAGGAGATAGTGAAACAAGGAGAAGGGGAGAATAGTGAAAAACCCCATCATATTTATGTGCTGTGTGTATAATGTGCCCAGCTCTACTGGGATATTGATTGTGTAGATATTACCTTGGTTTCCTGGCCCGAAGAACTTGGATGGGAACTAGATTTCATTTGTAGTTAACAGACGAGCAGTACGGCGGCTTGTCAAATAATCAACACTGCCACCCGTGCTCCTTTGCTGCATTCTCAGATGCGATACTACACAATGCAGCATTGATTTTCATACACTGGCTTTTGACATTTAATTACACAAGTGAGGgggagagtgagtgggtgagagagtgaaagtgagagGCTATTTCGGCGCTCGCATCTTTGCCGCTCTTTAGGCCAGCGGGTTGGAGACTTATTTTGGCAAAAGTAAATAACTAATGTCTCCTCAAAAGAGAAAAGCCCTGGAGGTATGTTTATCATGGAGCGTGGTGAGTGAAAAGCCAtggaaaagacacacacacacacactgtgttctctctggtGCTTTGGGCAAGAAGCCACACTCCTGTGGTTCGCTTTCTGGGTTGTATATTTCCACAGTAAACTATAGACAATACCATTTTCTATGTTAAACCAGGCCCTAATGAGCTCCTGGTTGGGATGAGTGGCAACCCTGATTAGAAGCACCTGCTGCTCACCGGTTGTTCTCTACAAATGCTGTTTAGAATTCAAATAAAACTGTACCTGAACACTGAGGAGGGCGGTAAAGCCGAAACGTCTGTGTACGCTATTCCTGATGCAGTAAAAAATAATACAAGTGAATGGAATAAGGAAGTAAGCTTTACGCAACATCCTTTTGAGTGTGAAACCAGTAAACTTTGTTGTTTATGGGAGATGTCAACCCCCTCTGTGCCCCTAGAACTCTAAATGTAAGGTCAACCTGGACTGTATCTCCACCCATACTGTACTTGTTGGCGGTGTTGGCGGGAGATGATGCAGAGATGATGAGGGGGTGGAGAAGGGGGTGCCAAGCCTGAACTCTTTCCTTCGAGTGTCTGAAGTGGAGGAGGCAGTGAGCAGCTCCCACAGAAGTGTCAGTTAGCCGGATCACCGTTTACACTCCGGAGGACTAGGAGACTGTCTGCAGCCCACCTGTCAGGAGAGGCTCTACTGGACAACGTCCACACAACCAGATAGATCGGAGACAGGTGGAGATGACGAGAGAGAGCGTTTCAGAGATTTGAAAGAGTCAgcgagagaatgaaagagagaatggCTGAACAAaagcagagggaaagagagagagactacaagaAAGATTGaaataggaagagagagtgaccAAGAGAACAGGAAAATGTATTGTTTCTCTGCTTCCATCCAGGGACAATAAGCAGTGAAAAATAGAGTGAGGCTCGATAAAGGCTGTAATGAAACAGGTGACAGGGCATTCATAATTGAACATGGATTCGTGTTATGGCTCCCAGTCTCACCCTGTACACCTAACGCAGACATTCATTTTTCAACAGCTGCTTAAGATGCCAAATGAAACACATTAACTCTATTGTTCCAACACTGCGCTTTACTGCTGTTTCTTTAACTGTTGTGGGTGTGAGAATGACAACATGAATATATGCCTGCAATTCAGTGTGTgagtctgcatgtgtgtgtgtgtgtgtgtgtgtgtgtgtgtgtgtgtgtgtgtgtgtgacctgagGAAGAGTATGAATGACCTGAAAGCACAAAGGGAGAAGTGGTTGCCCTTGCAATCTCAATGACACGTTGGGGGGGTATTGAAAAGCCACTTGTGATTCCCCCAGCATGCTCGTTAGCGTCAGGCGAGAGGACGTGTTAATGAACATGTGCTAATTTATTGCCCAGCAGGGTCGGCTATCGTTTAGAGACAGCAACCCAAGGTTCACTTCATTTGTCTATTTATGGTCTCTCATTGCTAATGCCAGGGAGAAGCACCACATTATTGGCCCACTTTGATATTTTACTCCCCTCGGGCCATTACTGCCAGCATGCAgactctatgtctgtctgtctgtgggataTTTACCCATGAGATGAGAAGGGTGTCTTTGATTGCTGAGCAGTAAGCGTTCTATGAGCACAGAGGCATGAAAGGATGAAATGCTGCAGGACCAGACCAGGGTCTTAGATCAGGCAGAGGCAAAGCAACTCAGTCAGAAATCAGCCCGTGTTCAACAGTCAGAGAGAGCAGCGATACAGATATACAGTTCACAGGTTGAGGGGGGAGTGCTACGGTCTTTCCCAGGTCAGAGGGTCTggtgggggggggagaagggcctgTGGAGGCCAGAGAACGTTCATTAAATAATGATAGGCTTTATTGATCTAGGGCAGCTGGAGTACTGTGACAATGAGACTAAGCAGGAggccgtgtttgtgtgtgcgtgcttgcaaGTTAGTAAAGGCTCTTAAAATGTAGAGGGGAAATAGTACGTGCAAGCTGCAAGCCAACAGTTTGAGTGTTTTATTTGTTGTCTGTAGGCTGGACAAAATCTAATTTAATGTGCACTGTACAATTAGTTTActagcaaacacacacagacacccaaaCATACTGCCTCACTCTTTatataccccctctctccttGAAAGACTGCCGAGCTGCCACCCACTGAACACTCATCCTCATGACACGGCCCAGCATGCCACACTCTACCTCCTGTCCCTCTGATGACTCCGCTAACAAAGACATGCTGgtgtctgctccctctctctctcacacacacgcaccaggGACAGGGCTCTGAGTCTGGACTCAAAGTCATCCCCATCtctcatcgtgtgtgtgtgtgtgtgagagcgtgagAGAGTGAGTTTATGGAGACCTCTGTCTGCTGTTTCATTAGACCTGACTCACACTTCACGTCATGGGGATATATGAGAGCTTCCCGTCTTGGCCACCGTCTGCCAAGGAGTACATCCCCAACAAAGCAActgggtgtgtgtctctgtctcaggcCTTTAATCAGCAAAACAATTACTAGGCCATGATTTACACTGCCTAGCTAAAGACAAGAGTGAGCGCTAACACGCTCAATAACTCATCTGAACACATCTGCAGCACTAAATAGATGTCGGAATAATTAACATGATTATGAGTGTCCACTCTCGATGAGCTGTTCCTGTCCACACAAACCCATCAATCCTCAATGTCTGACTGTTTACCATACGGAAGTGTACGTGTGACACGGAGGGGCTAAGTGACAGGGCGCCCTCCCTCTGACAGTGAAGGAACATGGAAGATTGTATGTTCATTTACTCTGCAGACACTCCCCCATTGCATGAGTCATCACCACCAAAGCTCTCTGATCATTCAGGTAAGCCCTGATAATGATTGTCCCATTCACTGTCTGGAATGTATGAATTGAAAGTGTCATTGAAGCTTTTTTTGAAAAACAGTTGGCATGTCCCTACTCCAGCAGGGTTTGGATCTCTCATTCATTTGTAATCACAGCGTCATCTGCTCACTTATTTGATTAAGTATGCCGCCAGGTGTAAACATCTgaatacagcacacacacacacacacacacacacacacacacacacacacacacacacacacacacacacacacacacacacacacacacacacacacacacacacacacacacacacctgtaaatgTATTGCACAGCAACAAATCATTACTTTGAAGTGATGTAGCACAAACCCTAAATAAACTGTCAGCACGTGCAACACATTACACTGAATAATAAAAAGTAATCCAACTCTATATACActggagtgtacaaaacattaagaacacctgctctttccatgacagactggccaggtgaatccaggtgaaagctatgatcccctattgatgtcacttaaatccacttcaatcagtgtagatgaaagggaggagacaggttaaagaaggatttttaagccttgagacatggattgtgtgtgtttaccattcagaggatgaaagggaaagacaaaagattgaagtgtctttgaacggggtatggtagtaggtgccaggcgcatcagtttgagtgtgtcaagaactgcaaagctgctgggtttttccacgctcaacagtttcccgtgtgtatcaagaatggtccaccacccaaaggacatccagccaacttgacacaactgtgggaagcactggagtcagcACGGGtcagcatccttgtggaacgctttcaacatcttttagagtccatgccccgatgaattgaggctgttctaaaggcaaaaaggggtgcaactaaatgttaggaaggtgttcctaaagtgttgtacactcagtgtacattatTTTGAGTTGAGTGTAATTTCACGGAATATTCAACTGACTCTAAATGTGAACCTATTCAAAATTCAACCCTTAATTGCGGGGCCATTTAAAATTCAACCCCTACAAACCGCTCCACTCTAGATTTGATTGCACTTGTATTTCTTATGAGTCCTAATTATGCTGAATGGATGTGAATACTGAATCAGGCCCCAGTTCTCCCTGGGTGAGTAATAGTGAACAGTGAAACCAGCTGTGGGGGGCTGCAGTGATCAGAGGCCTCTGTTTGTAGTAAGCACCAGGCTCCACAGTCTGATGGCCAATCTGTAGATCATACTGTCTAGAATAGCCAAGCTTTCCTGTGGAGTAGCTTATTAACCGCTCTGTGATTGTAGGGACTGTTTGAAGTACTATATTGAGTCCATGTAAATAACACATGTACCCATTaccatacctactgtatcctACCCAGTACCCACTAGAAGGTAAACTTCATTTGCTTCATGTgtatcttttctctctctctcgctgtctgtgtTTGCAGACAGTTTGGCGGCTCCTGTCAATGTGACCATCAAGGCTTTGAAGTCCAACTCTGCCGTGGTGACATGGGACATCCCCGAAGGGGACCTTGTCATCGGCTTCGCCATCACACAGCAGGTGAGAGCGAGAAGGAGCGCAGTGCGGGGGGGGGGGACGATCCCGTCAGCGCCCGTCTCCTCGACAACAGCAGTGGAAGATTGCAGCTGTGTAAAGAGGGAAAGCAATAACATTTCCCACTTTCACACAGTCACTCTACCCTGCACAATGGTTAGGCTCCATTCTAGCCAATCAGCTGATGATTTCCTGGTCCCAGAGGCCCAGCTAAGAACCCTGGTTCTGCCCATCTCCTGACTGCTGCTCCCTCTATCCACTCCTCCACATACAGCTCCTCCACACAGTCTATTTCTGTCTActattactgtacagtatgtgataACTGGGATTGAAGTTCACCAGGGCTCAATGTTGTGTGTGAGACTTCTACTCAACATCAGTGAATAGTTTTGTGTTACACTGCTCACTAAACGCACCTCCGTGATGATGTGCCAACAGAAGAAGGACGTGCGCATGCTGCGCTTCATCCAGGAAGTGAACACCACCACCCGCTCCTGTGCATTATGGGACTTGGAGGAGGAGACCGACTACATTGTGCACGTGCAGTCCATCAGCATGAGTGGGCCCATGAGTCAGCACAGCGAACCCCTGCGCTTCCGCACGCCCAAGGAGTCTGAGACACAGGCCTCGAAGAGTAAAGGTAAACAACTCTAGAATCTCACACACAACTTTAGGATAAGACTGAAGCtaatacatacagtatctatggAGAAAACAAAGTCCAAAGCACTTCTCCAGGTTCCCGTACCTTGCTGTAATGCAGGTACAGTGCCAGAAAAGGAAGAGGAAACCCTGTGCACAGCAGTATGTACACATACAGTGCTGAGACTAAAGCTTGCAGTTGGACTGTTGACAACTTTTCACTGATTCCATAAAGGCCAATACAAATCAATGGGGACACAAAGCGTGAAATTAAGATTCACAACAGAATTCTCTTAAACATAAAGCGCTCTTACAACAATTTATGAATATAACACCTATATTAATTTAGTTGGGATATTCTCAGCTAGGAGAAACTAGCACAAAGGGATACAGAATGCTACAAACAGCCTCATCAGACACATACAGACCTACAGTCCCTAGGCCCAGACCAACACAGAGCTAGATCCATATAGGTGGACGATATGAGAACCGGTGCAACGaaagtggtgttagtgtgtgagtGATGGCTGGGCAGAGGTGAGATAAATGTGCGTGTCTCAGAGAAGTGTTTGCTTCCTGTACAGCCAGGCAGCCACTGTGATAAATGGCTACAGTATTAAGGTATGACTCAGCACCGGTCGCATAATGATGCAGCTTCCATATCCCTCTATGTCAGTGGTATTCAAACGTTTTCAATGGGCACCCCATTTTGTCTGCAATAATTTCTTGAGACCCCATTTTTTTCACAAGAATTTCCCACAACCCCACCCTAAATATAATGACAGAACGTTAACATCGGTACATTTAGATTTTTATAGCAACAAATAACCTTCAATTCATTACATTTATCTCTTATCAAAATGAAgaaacaaataaatatatttactgaataaaattatattttttgTAATGATCTTTCTCAAGaacgtattcacaccccttgacttatttgtgttacaacctgaattcaaaatggatgaaatagctTATTTTTTCTTTTAGatcacccatttacacacaataccccataatgatgaagtgaaaacacatttttagacatttttgctaaaattaaatatagaaataACTCtttgtaagtattcacacccctgagtcaatacttggtagaagcacctttggcagtgattacagctgtgagtctttctgggtaagtcttttagagctttccacacctggattgtgcaacatttgcccattattcttttcagaaTTCTTCAATCTCTGCCAAAGTGGATGTTGATCATGGCTAGACAactattttcaagtcttgccatagattttcaagtagatttatgtCAAAACCGTAACTCAGCTACTCAGGtgcattcactgtcttcttggtaagcaacttcagtttagatttggccttgtgttttaggttattgtcctgctgaaaggtgaattcatatcccagtgtttggtggaaagcagactgaaccaggtattcctgtaggattttgcctgtgtttagctccaCTCTGTTAATTTTTTATCTGGAAAATCTCCCCGGTCCTTAACGAttgcaagcatacccataacatgatgcagccaccgctatgattgaaaatatggagagtggtcctcagtaatgtgatgtattggatttgtcccaaacataacactttcaattcaggacaaaaagtgttaatttagtgccttgttgcaaacagttttggaatattttcactctgtcaattaggctagtattgtggagtacctacaatgttgttgattcatcctcagttttatcctatcacagccattaaactctctaactgttttaaagtctccattggcctcatggtgtaatccctgagcggtttccctCTGACAAATTAGTTAGAAAGGACGCCTGTatgtttgtagtgactgggtgtattgacacaccatccaaagtgtaatttaataacttcaccatgcccatagggatattcaatgtctgctttaaaaaatatatatataccttccaataggtgcccttctttgcgaggcattggaaaacatccctggt is a window from the Oncorhynchus keta strain PuntledgeMale-10-30-2019 chromosome 35, Oket_V2, whole genome shotgun sequence genome containing:
- the LOC118369254 gene encoding fibronectin type III domain-containing protein 5-like isoform X3 produces the protein MKIFFLSTVTLLILSCLGVSRVFADSLAAPVNVTIKALKSNSAVVTWDIPEGDLVIGFAITQQKKDVRMLRFIQEVNTTTRSCALWDLEEETDYIVHVQSISMSGPMSQHSEPLRFRTPKESETQASKSKDEVTMEEVGAQLRAGEFIIIVVVLIMWAGVIALFCRQYDIIKDNEPNTNKDKAKTSSECSTPEHPTGGLLRSKV